The following coding sequences are from one uncultured Desulfobacter sp. window:
- a CDS encoding IS110 family transposase — protein MESMHYIGMDIHKKIIAFCIKTFSGRVIKQGKLPATRKALSNWLENLPQPWTAAMEATLFTAWIYDFLKPYAQSIKVAHPEMLKAITAAKKKNDVSDAEKIANLLRVDMLPECYMMPQELRDLRRRLRYRNHIVRTATKEKNKISGLLMEVGAQYNKKRLHGKKYFFELLDTVEDVPDSVISMLKLSRSNLEIFTDIQKRLVHSIKGNPLIRGRVERLLSIRGVGEVTALTWVLEIGEPERFHSIRQAISFCGLCAAQKESAGKEYRGPISKKRNKHLQTILIEAAKLAPIWNPQLSEIHQKELARGNKNRATLAVARKLVAYMLAVDKSGQAFQVKEPEMAA, from the coding sequence ATGGAGAGTATGCACTACATCGGAATGGATATCCACAAGAAAATAATTGCATTTTGTATCAAAACCTTTAGCGGCAGAGTAATAAAACAAGGGAAATTACCGGCAACCCGCAAAGCTCTTAGCAATTGGCTGGAGAATCTGCCCCAGCCGTGGACTGCTGCGATGGAGGCAACGTTATTTACTGCTTGGATATACGATTTTCTAAAACCTTATGCTCAATCCATCAAGGTGGCACATCCTGAAATGTTGAAAGCCATCACAGCGGCTAAGAAAAAGAATGATGTCTCAGACGCTGAAAAGATTGCCAATCTGCTCAGGGTGGATATGTTGCCGGAATGCTATATGATGCCGCAAGAGCTTCGAGATCTTCGAAGAAGACTACGCTATCGAAACCATATCGTCCGGACGGCAACAAAAGAAAAAAATAAAATTTCAGGTTTATTGATGGAGGTTGGCGCCCAGTATAATAAAAAGCGGCTACATGGGAAGAAATATTTTTTTGAACTTTTGGACACCGTAGAAGATGTCCCTGATTCAGTAATCAGTATGCTCAAATTAAGCCGTTCGAACCTCGAAATATTTACAGATATCCAAAAAAGGCTGGTACACTCTATCAAGGGGAACCCATTAATACGAGGCCGAGTAGAACGTCTATTATCAATTAGAGGTGTGGGGGAAGTTACTGCATTGACCTGGGTTCTTGAAATAGGAGAGCCTGAGCGGTTTCATTCAATCCGCCAGGCCATCAGTTTCTGTGGACTTTGTGCCGCTCAAAAAGAATCAGCCGGCAAAGAGTACCGCGGTCCAATTTCTAAAAAGAGAAATAAACACCTTCAAACGATTTTAATTGAGGCAGCCAAACTGGCTCCGATTTGGAATCCGCAATTGTCGGAAATTCATCAAAAAGAACTGGCCCGAGGTAACAAAAACAGAGCGACCCTGGCTGTCGCCAGAAAATTGGTTGCCTACATGCTTGCCGTGGATAAAAGTGGGCAGGCATTCCAAGTCAAGGAGCCAGAAATGGCAGCATAA